One segment of Neobacillus endophyticus DNA contains the following:
- a CDS encoding DUF47 domain-containing protein: protein MAAKKKDKFANYLTQISLNLKDSADFFADYKLKDISDLKIFSEKMKELETKGDSFVHEVIKELNDAFITQIEREDILALTMSMDDVLDGIEHTAALFEMYSITQADDYMRKFVESIRQSTYEIVTAIELLSAKKLTSIREHAIKIKDYESKCDAILRESIKHLFVVEKDPIRIIQYKEIYEELEEIADYCQSVANTLETIIMKNS from the coding sequence ATGGCAGCAAAGAAGAAAGATAAATTCGCAAATTATCTCACTCAAATTTCTCTGAATTTAAAAGATAGTGCAGATTTTTTCGCTGATTATAAACTAAAAGACATTAGCGACCTTAAAATCTTTTCCGAAAAAATGAAAGAACTTGAAACAAAAGGAGATTCATTTGTTCATGAAGTGATTAAAGAATTAAATGATGCCTTTATCACCCAAATTGAACGTGAAGATATATTAGCACTAACAATGAGCATGGATGATGTTTTGGATGGGATCGAGCATACTGCGGCACTTTTTGAAATGTATTCCATAACTCAAGCCGATGATTACATGCGGAAATTTGTTGAGAGCATCCGCCAAAGTACATATGAAATTGTAACCGCTATAGAATTATTATCAGCCAAAAAGCTGACTTCCATAAGAGAGCATGCAATAAAAATTAAAGATTATGAATCTAAATGTGATGCCATCTTACGGGAATCCATTAAACATTTGTTTGTTGTTGAAAAGGACCCTATTCGAATCATTCAATATAAAGAAATATATGAAGAGCTCGAAGAAATTGCTGATTACTGCCAATCAGTAGCAAATACTTTAGAAACCATCATTATGAAGAATTCCTAA
- a CDS encoding HesB/YadR/YfhF family protein, with product MKIVISDQAQKWFKEEFGLKQGDKMKFYVQLYGSSPIQKGYSLGFSKDEPINTYIGTENDGILFFVEESDLWFFDGHDLLVNYDEKKDELVYQYVKSE from the coding sequence ATGAAAATAGTGATAAGTGATCAAGCACAAAAATGGTTCAAAGAAGAGTTTGGCTTAAAACAGGGAGATAAAATGAAGTTCTATGTACAGTTATACGGTTCCAGCCCTATTCAAAAAGGATACTCTCTGGGTTTTTCAAAAGACGAGCCGATTAATACCTATATCGGAACTGAAAATGATGGAATATTATTCTTTGTGGAAGAGTCGGATTTATGGTTTTTTGACGGACACGATCTGCTGGTTAACTATGACGAGAAAAAAGATGAACTAGTTTATCAATATGTAAAAAGTGAATAA
- a CDS encoding flavin reductase family protein, translated as MADISNEAKFKEVMGNYPTGVTVVTTVNEEGIPLGLTVNSFASVSINPLLILWSIDKRVSSYEAFVHSEHFAVHVLAGDQSDICSLFAMKGTDRFANCEWKISESNLPIIAGAAGVLQCKTFKTVDAGDHMVLIGEVIDIQSSSKAPLLYHKRKFGPIPETFYLD; from the coding sequence ATGGCGGATATTTCAAATGAAGCAAAATTTAAAGAGGTTATGGGGAATTATCCAACTGGTGTCACAGTCGTAACCACTGTCAATGAAGAGGGAATTCCTCTTGGACTTACAGTAAATTCATTTGCTTCTGTTTCCATTAACCCTTTGTTAATATTATGGTCAATTGATAAAAGGGTATCTTCATATGAGGCATTTGTTCATTCGGAGCACTTTGCGGTTCATGTATTAGCCGGTGATCAAAGTGATATTTGTTCATTATTTGCCATGAAAGGAACAGATCGTTTTGCCAATTGTGAATGGAAGATTTCTGAATCTAATCTTCCGATCATTGCAGGTGCTGCGGGAGTTCTCCAATGTAAAACATTTAAAACTGTTGATGCAGGTGACCATATGGTTTTAATTGGAGAGGTCATTGACATTCAAAGCAGCAGTAAAGCTCCTCTTCTATACCATAAAAGGAAATTTGGTCCAATCCCTGAAACTTTTTATTTAGATTAA
- the pepF gene encoding oligoendopeptidase F, whose product MKKNYKTRSEIPVEEKWNFEDLYKSIEDWEEDYRFIENSTAELKKYDGLIHDGPSLYLYLSLNEQVSAKFNLVYVYGMLQTDVDTRDTAAQSLLDRAKQLAVKLSAASSFFMPFLLSLDENKLKEYIQHEPRLQYFEQDLLDSYRYKKHVLSKEQEEIISNLGEVLSASSHTFNMMNNADIKFGNVTNDEGEKVVLTRGLYSKLIEHTDREKRQEAYKAYYQPYLQLKNSIASTLASSIKTNVTLARLRNYPSALEKGLFGDMVPKEVYENLIAATKANVAPLHQYAAIRKKKLGVEELRQYDLNAPLVNGVKLEISYDAAFDIILKALAPLGEEYVATLKTFKDARYIDVRETPGKRSGAYNLGVYGVHPFVLLNHHDDLDSMFTMIHEFGHAMHSWYSNKHQPRISAGYSIFVAEVASTVNEVLLINYLLKKETNDDLKKYLLNHFIDQFRGTFFTQVMFAEFEKITHEMAENGQPLNAEVFNQIYESLFSQYNGDKVVFDEEVKYGWARIPHFYRPFYVYKYATGFAAAIDIADRLLSGDRASLAAYLEFLKSGSSEYPLELLMKTGVDLTSPSPIKNALKRFEQLIDEFAGE is encoded by the coding sequence ATGAAAAAAAACTACAAAACACGATCTGAGATCCCAGTTGAAGAAAAATGGAATTTTGAGGATTTATATAAATCAATAGAAGATTGGGAAGAGGATTATCGATTTATTGAAAATTCTACCGCGGAATTAAAAAAATATGACGGTTTAATCCATGATGGTCCATCTCTCTATCTTTATTTATCTCTAAATGAACAAGTGTCAGCCAAATTTAACCTTGTTTATGTGTATGGAATGCTACAAACAGACGTCGATACGAGGGATACTGCTGCGCAGTCCCTACTGGATCGTGCAAAACAATTGGCGGTTAAACTTAGTGCGGCATCGTCTTTTTTTATGCCCTTTTTATTAAGCTTAGATGAGAATAAATTAAAAGAATACATCCAACATGAACCGAGATTACAATACTTTGAGCAAGATTTATTGGATTCGTATCGCTATAAAAAACATGTGTTGAGTAAGGAGCAAGAAGAAATAATATCCAATTTAGGAGAAGTATTATCAGCTTCAAGTCATACATTTAATATGATGAATAATGCTGATATTAAATTCGGCAATGTTACTAATGATGAAGGCGAGAAAGTGGTATTAACTCGTGGGTTATATTCAAAACTAATAGAGCATACAGACAGAGAAAAGCGTCAAGAGGCTTATAAAGCTTATTATCAGCCATATTTGCAACTGAAAAATTCCATAGCTTCTACTCTTGCTTCCAGCATCAAAACCAATGTCACTTTAGCGAGACTTCGAAATTATCCATCCGCTTTAGAAAAAGGGTTATTTGGAGATATGGTTCCGAAAGAGGTTTATGAGAATCTAATTGCCGCCACTAAGGCAAATGTTGCCCCGCTTCATCAGTATGCTGCTATCCGTAAGAAAAAACTGGGGGTTGAAGAGCTTAGACAGTACGATTTAAATGCACCGCTTGTAAATGGGGTTAAATTGGAAATATCTTATGATGCAGCATTTGATATCATTTTAAAAGCATTGGCACCACTTGGGGAAGAGTATGTCGCGACTTTGAAAACTTTTAAAGATGCGAGATACATAGACGTCAGGGAGACACCTGGAAAACGATCCGGCGCTTATAACTTAGGCGTATATGGTGTCCATCCTTTTGTCCTGTTGAATCATCATGATGATCTGGACAGCATGTTTACAATGATTCACGAGTTTGGGCATGCAATGCATTCGTGGTATTCAAATAAACATCAGCCACGAATTTCAGCCGGTTACAGTATCTTTGTTGCTGAAGTGGCATCTACTGTAAATGAAGTGCTGTTAATAAATTATCTGTTAAAAAAAGAAACCAATGATGATCTCAAAAAATACTTGCTTAATCATTTTATCGATCAATTTAGAGGAACATTCTTTACACAGGTAATGTTTGCGGAGTTTGAGAAAATCACGCATGAAATGGCTGAAAACGGTCAACCGCTCAATGCCGAAGTGTTTAATCAAATTTATGAATCATTGTTCAGCCAATATAACGGAGATAAAGTGGTATTTGATGAGGAAGTAAAGTATGGGTGGGCAAGAATTCCGCATTTTTACCGTCCATTCTATGTGTACAAATATGCAACCGGGTTTGCAGCTGCCATCGATATTGCTGATAGACTGCTATCAGGTGATCGTGCTTCTCTAGCGGCCTATCTCGAATTTCTTAAAAGCGGCAGCTCGGAATATCCATTGGAATTGCTAATGAAAACTGGGGTGGACTTAACTTCGCCTTCACCAATTAAGAACGCATTAAAGCGATTTGAGCAGCTGATCGATGAATTTGCAGGTGAATAA
- a CDS encoding phage holin family protein, with product MTGWMLYTLWAVLGLMVVDFVVGFFRSIVTKTFTPKIGLDYLKDILYYVLPLIFISNLMSVDPSGWILMVFYYICGIAVIWHYLVSIFTKWKA from the coding sequence ATGACAGGTTGGATGCTTTATACCCTTTGGGCAGTTCTCGGCCTAATGGTCGTTGATTTTGTCGTTGGATTTTTCCGCTCGATTGTAACAAAAACTTTTACGCCGAAAATTGGGCTGGATTATTTAAAAGATATTCTTTATTATGTATTGCCGCTCATTTTTATTTCTAATTTAATGTCAGTGGATCCTTCAGGTTGGATTTTGATGGTTTTCTACTACATTTGCGGTATTGCAGTAATTTGGCATTATTTAGTATCTATTTTCACCAAATGGAAAGCATAG
- a CDS encoding AAA family ATPase produces the protein MKTYRWIKWRKLLLWLAALLLIAFLLIAGGPTAWGIAISILNVAIQLLFAMLFMIIQFVALFWFLARGRTYWILPGETGTTWDDYRGNPEIVENAERIVTLLKGVKEFKEMGGEAIRGLLLCGPPGTGKSYLAQVIANEAQVPFAYASAPSFQNMFFGVGNLKVMGLYKKARKLAKVYGACIIFIDEIDAIGMSRQTGGAGGGMLGGLMGMGGSGLLNELLLQMDPPNIDNSWFAKLLRSLGLRRKKAERLAVLTIGATNLPDVLDQALLRPGRFDRKLWVDSPDYDGRVDVFQYYLKKIKRDVTLTPERAALDTIGYSPAQIKHIVNESVVIAHQRGAQLSTYEDFRAAMETYEWGLKQPLRSMSDDEKRNIAYHEAGHAVAQFLLKPYERVWKVTIIRRGGALGLAATKPTHERYNRSDREILAEIQVCLAARAVEEEFLGKKLNGVTSDLEQATQLAGAYLGIVGMGDDLFSWLAVGSHSDGFRALRTKINMLLKEEMLKVKQLVVENAEFVHTIAAELLKRGDLTGEEIEQIHNRIYHQERPESFE, from the coding sequence ATGAAGACTTACCGATGGATCAAATGGCGTAAACTTCTTCTCTGGCTGGCAGCCCTTCTTCTTATAGCTTTCCTCTTAATTGCAGGAGGCCCGACTGCATGGGGAATCGCGATTAGTATACTTAATGTTGCCATTCAGCTGCTCTTTGCCATGTTGTTCATGATTATTCAGTTTGTTGCCCTATTTTGGTTTTTAGCGAGGGGACGGACCTATTGGATTTTGCCTGGGGAAACAGGAACCACTTGGGATGATTACCGTGGAAATCCGGAGATTGTTGAAAATGCCGAGCGAATCGTTACATTGCTAAAGGGTGTAAAGGAATTTAAGGAAATGGGTGGTGAGGCGATCCGCGGGTTATTATTGTGCGGACCTCCTGGGACTGGAAAATCTTATTTAGCCCAAGTCATAGCAAATGAGGCACAAGTACCGTTTGCCTACGCTTCAGCACCAAGTTTTCAAAATATGTTTTTTGGCGTAGGAAATTTAAAGGTAATGGGTCTATATAAAAAAGCACGCAAGCTCGCAAAAGTGTATGGGGCTTGTATCATTTTTATAGACGAAATTGATGCCATTGGTATGAGCCGCCAAACAGGCGGGGCAGGAGGAGGTATGTTGGGTGGATTAATGGGCATGGGAGGTTCAGGTTTGCTAAATGAACTCCTATTACAAATGGATCCCCCGAATATTGATAACTCCTGGTTTGCAAAACTGCTCCGTTCACTTGGGCTGAGACGCAAAAAGGCTGAGCGATTGGCGGTATTGACAATCGGTGCGACTAACCTTCCAGATGTTTTAGATCAGGCGCTTCTTCGCCCAGGGCGATTCGATCGAAAGCTATGGGTGGATTCGCCGGATTATGATGGCAGGGTGGATGTATTTCAGTACTATTTGAAAAAAATTAAGCGAGATGTAACGTTAACGCCTGAGAGGGCTGCACTCGATACCATTGGTTATAGCCCTGCGCAAATAAAACATATTGTAAATGAGTCTGTTGTTATTGCCCATCAGCGCGGAGCACAATTATCAACCTATGAAGATTTTCGAGCTGCTATGGAGACTTATGAATGGGGGCTCAAACAACCGCTGCGTTCAATGAGTGATGATGAAAAGCGGAACATAGCTTATCATGAAGCTGGTCATGCGGTTGCTCAGTTTTTATTAAAACCTTATGAGCGTGTTTGGAAAGTGACAATCATCCGCAGGGGCGGAGCGCTCGGTCTTGCGGCTACGAAACCTACGCATGAACGTTATAACCGAAGTGATCGTGAGATTTTGGCTGAGATTCAAGTATGTTTGGCTGCAAGGGCAGTGGAAGAAGAGTTTCTTGGAAAAAAATTAAACGGGGTAACATCTGATTTGGAGCAAGCAACGCAACTTGCGGGGGCTTATTTAGGAATTGTCGGCATGGGAGATGACCTTTTCAGCTGGCTTGCAGTTGGCTCCCATTCAGATGGTTTCCGTGCATTGCGAACGAAAATAAACATGCTTCTAAAGGAAGAAATGCTTAAGGTCAAGCAACTTGTCGTGGAGAATGCTGAATTTGTCCATACGATCGCAGCGGAGCTATTAAAACGCGGTGATTTGACTGGTGAAGAAATTGAACAGATTCATAATCGAATTTATCATCAAGAACGGCCAGAATCATTTGAATAA
- the spoIIP gene encoding stage II sporulation protein P produces MKKSKQPSLILHVNGALCFVVFVFLFIAGMTTVLSVNMSSESVGQVLDSSADLNKLYLYFFGSENKYYIQDRSDIKEIPITKLGFQIATNIKINDVRTLLDRELPGFSDFNTKIEVAGQGTDLTNLPIESAPPMDVLLKNRQISENAIKDNQNNGQTTPPAETTNGKKVVYIYHTHSWESYLPLLKNVTNPDDAVSSNNKVNVVGVGDMLVKDLESEGIDSEHSTINAAAKLNEKGWDSNSAYKLSRGYVQEAFADNKDLTYAIDIHRDSIRGAKTTITINGKSYARLDFILGESNPHFKENLEFAKALHEALEKKYPGLSRGVLSKNKSMGNGLYNQDLSPRSILIEVGGVDNNYQELKNAMEAFAEVFSEYYWKMKNAGSY; encoded by the coding sequence ATGAAAAAATCTAAACAGCCAAGCTTGATTCTTCATGTCAATGGTGCACTTTGTTTCGTAGTTTTCGTCTTTCTCTTTATTGCGGGTATGACAACAGTTCTATCTGTGAACATGTCTTCCGAATCAGTCGGCCAAGTGCTGGATTCCTCAGCAGATTTAAATAAACTTTATTTGTATTTTTTTGGAAGTGAAAATAAATATTATATTCAAGACCGCAGTGATATAAAAGAGATTCCGATCACTAAATTAGGGTTTCAAATCGCAACAAATATTAAGATAAACGATGTCAGAACGCTGCTTGATAGAGAACTGCCTGGTTTTTCAGATTTTAATACAAAAATTGAAGTGGCTGGTCAGGGGACCGATTTAACGAATCTTCCGATTGAGTCTGCACCCCCGATGGACGTCCTATTAAAAAATAGACAAATATCCGAAAACGCAATTAAGGATAATCAAAATAATGGCCAAACAACACCGCCAGCGGAAACGACGAATGGAAAAAAAGTGGTTTATATCTATCATACACATAGTTGGGAGTCCTATTTGCCATTATTGAAAAATGTGACCAATCCGGATGATGCTGTTAGTTCCAACAATAAGGTCAATGTAGTCGGTGTGGGGGATATGTTAGTTAAAGATTTAGAGTCTGAAGGAATCGATTCTGAACATAGTACGATTAATGCGGCAGCCAAACTCAATGAAAAGGGATGGGACTCCAACAGTGCTTACAAACTTTCTCGAGGATATGTGCAGGAAGCTTTTGCTGATAACAAGGATTTAACATATGCCATCGATATTCATCGAGACTCAATCAGAGGCGCAAAAACAACGATCACCATTAATGGAAAAAGTTATGCAAGGCTAGACTTTATTCTGGGCGAGTCCAATCCCCACTTTAAGGAGAATCTTGAATTCGCTAAGGCGCTACATGAGGCTCTTGAGAAAAAATATCCAGGATTAAGCAGGGGGGTTCTTTCTAAAAACAAGAGTATGGGCAACGGCCTATACAATCAAGATCTATCACCAAGATCCATTTTAATAGAAGTTGGCGGTGTAGATAATAATTATCAAGAATTGAAAAATGCGATGGAAGCTTTTGCAGAGGTATTTAGTGAGTATTATTGGAAAATGAAAAATGCTGGGTCCTATTAA
- a CDS encoding CoxG family protein, translated as MYIEYEYTFGLPRQIVWNYLMKEDIIRKSLPGCKSFLVKDTGKYVTDVEISAGPLQDIFTIEILLEKEKSPAYFQLRMKGKGNIGEFASNAKLFLKEIQNSTLISCKADAQVTGAAALAGQRILVSAASKGMDHFFQTVEKEIKITLYQLKRGGR; from the coding sequence TTGTACATTGAGTACGAATATACCTTTGGTTTGCCTAGGCAAATTGTTTGGAACTATTTGATGAAGGAAGATATCATAAGAAAATCCCTACCAGGGTGTAAATCTTTTTTAGTAAAAGATACAGGTAAATACGTGACAGATGTAGAAATCAGTGCAGGTCCTTTGCAGGATATATTTACGATCGAGATTCTGCTGGAAAAAGAGAAATCCCCAGCCTATTTTCAGCTGAGGATGAAAGGAAAAGGTAATATCGGGGAATTCGCAAGTAATGCAAAGTTATTTTTAAAAGAGATACAGAATAGTACCCTAATAAGTTGTAAAGCAGATGCCCAAGTGACTGGGGCAGCGGCTCTTGCCGGCCAGAGGATTTTGGTGTCAGCGGCCAGTAAGGGGATGGATCATTTTTTTCAAACTGTAGAAAAAGAAATAAAAATTA